The Bombyx mori chromosome 16, ASM3026992v2 region agatcatataacttttttctacttttgtacactccggtggtggcccactcgctgaacactgttttgttttttaatgttacagttttaggaataaatacatcagcaaagaccaaattaattctctcaaacatattctggtatgacaaatttgggttatggttataaataatttctgaatgttcttgcttaatattttttctaaacttctcaattcgttttttattaataggaacaatcacaagagtatttttatctatagaattgatattagattcaaaagacacaaattgtccactatgatctgatgttaactgattaatattttttttgttaatcggtgttacatttgtaaatatgttatctaaacatgttgccgatgtggtcgttgtcctagtaggctctaaaaataaatttgggaggttatatgactttaacagtgttctgaatctaatagtggtatttgtgttttctaaaagattaatattaaaatcaccacatacaaaaatttgtttattagaaacagaaagcttCAGCAAtgcattttccaaaatattttcaaaagaatcatataacgcatcaggaggtctgtagacgcagacaacaatgaggtgctcaagctcaacacaggaaatttcaataattctctcaacagagagggccactacatcctttcgttccttacatttcaaacatttactaacgagaatcagtgagccaccgcgaatagcgttctctctgcagaaggaacttgacaactggtgatcattaaaattaaacaataattcataatttctaaaccagtgctcagtaacacagaatatattaatattatgcatatttaaaaacatttcaatttctagctctttacccatcatcccttgtaaattttgatgcaccaaattgaatatgttaataattgaaacgttaacgtcttttgatgggtataatctagttgtattaattgatttgtaattgcaagagtgtgactcctttgtcttatcaattaatttaaattggaagcagattccaaagtcttaaaacatgtcaaatttttttcctgctcaatagaagcaggtatttttttagctaaatttatagctaggaaattgtgtataaaatactgtagcgatgttgctacttgtctaaaatttttattacttaatttaaataagtcattttttgatgtccttaaatttctaaaatttattatattatttatgtctattaatttaaatgcatattttttggatgtcaaggtgcagttattattatcaaaagcattataaattgcattattaatattaaatctaattttgttttctgtcgGTAAGTCTTGCAAGTAAGCAAAAGTGAacataataagttttttaatatttaacatattaactttttcaacataatgcaaaatttgtttttggttaacgttttctctcctccctaacataattattatgacaGTGTTTAGACAATGTgtggtatttaaaatcttatcaaaTATTTGTGCTGGATTAGCACCTGGCATACAGTAATTAATCACATGTTGtccaaaacaaaggtcatgTAATGCCACACCCATCTGTTTCCCCAGCTcatcactaaaaattttaattttaattttgtcttctcTAGAAACTTGTGAAGATGCAGTAGTAGGTATACAGATAGGTGCTGCCTTCACAATATCATTGGTTTGAGACTCTAGCACTGAAAGAGTAGACAcattatgtttttgaatttcAACATGTGGTAGCTCCTGACAACCCGATGCAGAGCATTTACATTCAGCGTACTGCATTGTCAAAGAGTCAAAACGCTGTTGATTATAATTACAAGTATCAATTAAATTGTCCATTGCCAACACATGCTCACTAATGTCCCTCTGTGCTAGTTCATAGTTTAATGTAATGTTCTCTAAACttgactttaaattgtttatttgtgtagATAAACATTCTATTTCTTCCAAGTGTTTGTGATGAATTTGTTGACTCTGTTCAGTCAATACAGCAACCTGGTGTGAAAGTGAAGTTCTCTGCTTGCAAATGAGCTTGATGTAATCCTGAGACTTGTAATTTCTCAATTTACGTTGagtcttatatattaatttattaattttaacatatttccttactttatttttacttaaaactaaCTGGGAGCGCTCTGAGGTCTCTGCATCACTACCAGTCAGATCAATAGTAGTTATGTCAAAATTCAAGGCAGTATCTACAGCAACCAAAGAGGGTTCGCTCTTAACCAGTTCCGAATATAAGCTCTGAGGCTGCTGTTCCTTAAGTTTACATAGCTCTGACCGCAAGTCAGAAATACAATCATCAGCCTCAGCCAATTTATGTCTCAACTCAGCGGTGATTTTCAATGAATCACAAAATTCATCACTGCATTGAGAAAAGGTGTTAATCGTATCCTGCAACTTCTGGTTGGTCTCAAGAGCTTCACTGTGTTCAATGAAGAGCTGAGacaattgttttttaaggtCAGTATTCTTAGAGATGACTGACAGCATCTCCTCTTCATTTTGTTCACTTTCTTGTAAAAGTATATCATATTTTTCGcgagtattttttaattgttctaaaGCAATACGAAGCTGTTCATCAACCTGACGAGATTTGATGCTGcgagtcatcattttaaaataaattacaataaagtaTGTAAAGAAAATTTACGAAGTTGCCGGTCAGATTACcctcaaattacaaaatattacacactCACCAAGCAATATTATAACGTTAACAATCAATTAAATAACGTTTTAAAGCactatttataatatagtttaCTTATTTATACACCTTTAACACTACTTTGATATGTTgcaatgatattatgaagtgttagtttatttttaattaatttatttacgggAGCAGAGAAATCGAACCGAACACCTCTatcgtcgactgtttaccattctgtccgcaggatcgggaatatagttaccggcggtcacgatgagagggttctcgtgtcgtgccgctttatcgcaCACATCCATTGAACGAGTGCTAGTTAGTGTAGGCTAGCATAGTTTAAATTTCAATCCAATTCGTTTAAAAATccaatattttatatgtatatatttttgtgctTAAACTCTCTGTACCTAAGAAATAGAAacagtaaaattttgcgttattcGAGCACAACGGCAAACACTTTTCTTTGAAACAAATAATTACAATCTGatatattacattacaaaacattaAACAATGTATATAGCAATCAAGCGTTTTAATTTAGATATGGATGGATACACAATGAATGCACATCGGGAGACAACAGCACAGTGGCCTAGCGATTTGTACTCCCCTCCCCTCCCCCCCCACTTACCGGTAATAGCGAGCTCCAAATCAAGTTCCCCGATCAGTTTCCGGCTGCTGTTCATTGTCTTGCGGCCGCACGACCTGCGGACACAAGCACGCGCGCTCAGCACCCGGGGCTCACTCGGGAcctgcactggtggtaggacctcttgtgagtccgcgcgggtgggtaccaccaccctgcctatatctgccgtgaagcagtaatgcatttcggtttgaagggtggggcagccgttgtaactgtactgagaccttagaacttatatctcaaggtgggtggcgcatttacgttgcagatgtctatgggctccagtaaccacttagcaccaggtgggctgtgagctcgtccacccatgtaagcaataaaaaataaaaataaaactcggtCCCCGGGGGACAGCCAGTCCCCCGTCCCTCGGGGCGCGCTTGGGGACTTCGGGAGCCAGCTCGGTGCAGCCCACGCGTTACATATCTGCCCTCCAAACattcatttgtaaatttataatacacTAGCTGCTACCCGCGGCTCGCTCGTGTGTTCAAAAAAGACGGACGAACAAACACTCATTTCTAACGTTAGTATGAATATCGTTCAGATTTCATTTATCGACTTATGAGTATTACATACattatataggtattatataattatattatatacataatgtttatagatacaaatactcgtacttaaataaatacatatacataaatatatacatatcaaAATGTgaatctgaagtcgtcgtgacctgaaggataagaggtccagtgcattcgtatctagcgatgcaccggtgttcaaatcccgcaggcgaataccaattttttctaatgaaatacgtatttaacaaatgttcacggtgaaggaataacatcgtgtaataaaaatcaaacccgcaaaactataatttgcataattactggtggtagggcctattgtgagttcgcacgggtaggtaccaccaccctgcctgtttctgccgtgaagcagtaatacgtttctaTGTCTTCATAAACACGATACTAATCAACCATCCTAGTTGAGCAGTACCGATACCGGCTCCAGTGCCGAGGGAGAGGACGCAACCAGAGACCAGATACTACACTCGAGCGCCGGCTCTAGACTCACTTGAAGTAATCGTTGACGCCGAAGACGACGAGAGTCAACGCGGCGCCGGCCAGGTCCCGCACGCGGCGCACGTGCGCGCCCAGCGACCCCGCCCGCACGTGCCGAGCCGCCTCCTCCGCAGTACACACGTACAGCGCCAGCGAGGCGCGCTCGCTCTGCGGGCTTAGCTTCGCCTGaagacaaaactttttttttattgcttagatgggtggacgagcacagcccacctgatgttaagtggttactagagcccatagacatttacaacgtaaatgcgccacccaccttgagatataagttctaagatctcagtatagttacaacggctgcaccacccttcaaaccgcattactgcttcacggcagaaataggcagggtggtggtacctaaccgcgcggactcacaagaggtcttaccaccagtaattacgcaaattataattttgcgggtttcatttttattacacgatgttattccttcgccgtgaagtcaatcgtgaacatttgttgagtacatatttcattagaaaaattggtacccgcctgggattccaacatcggtgcatcgctcaacacgaatgcaccggacgtcttatcctttaggccacgacgacttctgaatCGTAATCGTCAACTTTCATTAAGTTCCTCTTTTGCAAACGGCTAAAGACATCTGTCTCGAGCATACCTATACATACTCATATTTTTCAAAATCCATCCTAAAGCCAATATGGACATATGACATGCAGCTCTGGGGAACTACCAGCAATAGCAACATTACATAAGCTACATACATAAGCTTTCGAAATTATTGCGTTAATACGTCATACATGGTGGTTAATACGTCTGATGCTGAGTGTACTTGTATTGTGTGTGTGTTCTCAACACccataaataaactaaaaaaaaaattaaatttgtcaatagctactaaacaaaaaacataaagaAACTTGTTCACCAAACAGAGGATAATAAAGCACTTAAATGATatgcttaatttatttttaagaactgAACAACAAGATATTGATAACaggatttatttataattgaaaatataaataaaaatttacgaaAATCAAATCTAAGTagttaaaaaaagaagacaGTGATTTGTCATATCTATGTGACTTTCCTTTTCTacgtaaaaataatataaatagatatttattcattttaggTCTACTTGTTTGTGTTGTCATCAATAGATCATAAATAACATACCAGTCCATCATCATTGATCAAGGTCTGCGGCACCTGCCTGCTCCACATAACCAAAGCAGGGTCGCAGATACTTGATGTGGTTATGAGATGGGCAGACGCAGAAGTCACCTCCCGTGAGACGTCCGCCATGTACCAAGCTTCAGCTAGCACAGGATGAATCTCCACGTACATATACTAAAGGGGATATTAAGAgcaaaattaatgtaattaatatctACGAGGTGAAGTCTTAGTTTTCTGGAATGTGAGAAGTTTTTTAAGTTGTATATagtcacttttttttcctacctatgctcgTAACCTTCAGTGGTTATATCGGTGttagcgtgtagatgagctctcggggctcaaccaggaggttgctaacactggccttagcaagagcagtgcttcgcagaatctaccattggaAAAATgttccggtgagaaactcagcgggctaaaaAAGCCAACATCACGTGGCATCCACAGGCGGTCACCTATCCATTTATTGACCACACCCAGTTTTGCTGGACTTTGGTGATCGAATGAGAACTGGTGTATTCAACATGGTATGGACGTTGCCAGTTCATAGTCACAATGCAGTCATTACCAGTGTGTAGGTACTTCTCTTCGAAAAGCCAAAGAAATTGTGACATATATTGTTAAATATGATCAAAACTTAACACAAAGTTTTTGACAAGGTTGAAGACTCAACTGCATTATAAATTGCAAGCTGGTcagctgtatatttttttaaattacacgaAACAGACCAGGCCCTCATTTATACTGGGCTAATAATGACCTTATTTATACTTAGATAGTCTATTTTACATTTTGCTTCATTAGAATATCAAATTTTGACAACCTTGAGGCTAAGGACAGAGAAAGAGTTCAATTAATTCTGTTAATGATGgaaatcattttaatttcatCATATTACTATCATTACCTTCATACATTCTCCTGGCTTATAAATCTTATTCATCTTTTTGTCCGCAAGTTTTATGTATCGATCTTCAATCTA contains the following coding sequences:
- the LOC101741395 gene encoding crossover junction endonuclease EME1; amino-acid sequence: MNKIYKPGECMKYMYVEIHPVLAEAWYMADVSREVTSASAHLITTSSICDPALVMWSRQVPQTLINDDGLAKLSPQSERASLALYVCTAEEAARHVRAGSLGAHVRRVRDLAGAALTLVVFGVNDYFKSCGRKTMNSSRKLIGELDLELAITDLLVTTDCDTVLVNSSSELALLIVQHTKAIAEAPYKMSKRAYDEQSELYLRGENRKCVTVDKQGNGVSRLWQQMIAVLPHSSLETSRALCAKYPTPLDLYESLNSPDSVNELANIGVSRTAVPGSKARRIGPEFARKLHTLFTVTDGDILLD